The following are encoded together in the Thunnus albacares chromosome 7, fThuAlb1.1, whole genome shotgun sequence genome:
- the LOC122985804 gene encoding ubiquitin-conjugating enzyme E2 Q2-like isoform X1, producing the protein MSVSGLKAELKFLESIFDPNHERFRIIDWKPDELSCQFNVTGEKLLIIHCNITESYPSTPPIWFVDSDDPSLAEVLERLEDVRKGSTLLLQQLKRLICDLCRLYNLPQHPDVEMLDQPLPAGPITQERKHGPSDEVTSEEEEEEEMGEQDIDLDQDLDHYDMKEEEPAEGKKSEDDGIEKENLAILEKIRKNQRQDHLNGAVSGSVQASDRLMKELREIYRSQSYKTGIYSVELVSDSLYEWHVKLRTVDPDSPLHSDLQVLKEKEGVDYILLNFSYKDNFPFDPPFVRVVSPVLSGGYVLGGGALCMELLTKQGWSSAYSIESVIMQINATLVKGKARVQFGANKNQYNLARAQQSYKSLVQIHEKNGWYTPPKEDG; encoded by the exons ATGTCGGTTTCGGGGCTGAAGGCCGAATTGAAGTTTTTGGAGTCAATTTTTGACCCAAACCACGAACGATTCAGAATAATAGACTGGAAACCCGACGAACTCAGTTGCCAGTTCAATGTAacaggagagaagctgctgaTCATTCACTGCAACATCACG GAATCCTATCCTTCAACGCCTCCGATATGGTTTGTTGACTCTGATGATCCTAGTCTGGCTGAAGTGTTGGAGCGCTTAGAGGATGTGAGAAAAGGCAGCACATTG CTTCTTCAGCAGTTGAAGCGCCTCATTTGTGACCTCTGTCGGCTTTACAACCTGCCTCAACATCCAGATGTAGAAATGCTCGACCAGCCTCTACCTGCTGGCCCGATTACCCAAGAGCGAAAG CACGGACCATCAGATGAGGTGACgtctgaagaggaggaggaggaagaaatggGAGAG CAGGACATCGACCTGGACCAAGACCTGGACCATTACGACATGAAAGAAGAGGAGCCAgcagaaggaaaaaagtcaGAAGATGACGGAATAGAGAAAGAAAATCTGGCCATCTTGGAGAAGATTCGTAAAAACCAGAGACAGGATCACTTGAAT GGAGCAGTCTCTGGCTCCGTGCAAGCTTCAGACCGCCTAATGAAGGAACTCAGGGAGATCTACAGATCACAGAGTTACAAGACAG GTATTTATTCAGTCGAACTAGTCAGTGACAGCCTTTATGAATGGCATGTCAAGTTAAGGAC GGTAGACCCAGATAGTCCATTACATAGTGACTTGCAGGTcttaaaagaaaaggaaggagtGGACTACATTCTGCTCAATTTCTCTTATAAA GATAATTTTCCTTTTGACCCACCTTTTGTACGGGTTGTCTCACCTGTGCTCTCCGGAGG tTATGTTCTTGGAGGAGGGGCCTTGTGCATGGAACTTCTCACAAAACAG gGCTGGAGCAGTGCCTATTCCATAGAATCTGTCATTATGCAGATAAATGCAACCCTGGTGAAAGGAAAAGCCAGGGTGCAGTTTGGAGCCAATAAG AACCAGTACAATCTTGCCAGAGCACAACAGTCATACAAATCCCTTGTGCAGATTCATGAAAAGAACG GCTGGTACACACCACCAAAAGAGGACGGATAA
- the LOC122985804 gene encoding ubiquitin-conjugating enzyme E2 Q2-like isoform X2: MSVSGLKAELKFLESIFDPNHERFRIIDWKPDELSCQFNVTGEKLLIIHCNITESYPSTPPIWFVDSDDPSLAEVLERLEDVRKGSTLLLQQLKRLICDLCRLYNLPQHPDVEMLDQPLPAGPITQERKHGPSDEVTSEEEEEEEMGEDIDLDQDLDHYDMKEEEPAEGKKSEDDGIEKENLAILEKIRKNQRQDHLNGAVSGSVQASDRLMKELREIYRSQSYKTGIYSVELVSDSLYEWHVKLRTVDPDSPLHSDLQVLKEKEGVDYILLNFSYKDNFPFDPPFVRVVSPVLSGGYVLGGGALCMELLTKQGWSSAYSIESVIMQINATLVKGKARVQFGANKNQYNLARAQQSYKSLVQIHEKNGWYTPPKEDG; encoded by the exons ATGTCGGTTTCGGGGCTGAAGGCCGAATTGAAGTTTTTGGAGTCAATTTTTGACCCAAACCACGAACGATTCAGAATAATAGACTGGAAACCCGACGAACTCAGTTGCCAGTTCAATGTAacaggagagaagctgctgaTCATTCACTGCAACATCACG GAATCCTATCCTTCAACGCCTCCGATATGGTTTGTTGACTCTGATGATCCTAGTCTGGCTGAAGTGTTGGAGCGCTTAGAGGATGTGAGAAAAGGCAGCACATTG CTTCTTCAGCAGTTGAAGCGCCTCATTTGTGACCTCTGTCGGCTTTACAACCTGCCTCAACATCCAGATGTAGAAATGCTCGACCAGCCTCTACCTGCTGGCCCGATTACCCAAGAGCGAAAG CACGGACCATCAGATGAGGTGACgtctgaagaggaggaggaggaagaaatggGAGAG GACATCGACCTGGACCAAGACCTGGACCATTACGACATGAAAGAAGAGGAGCCAgcagaaggaaaaaagtcaGAAGATGACGGAATAGAGAAAGAAAATCTGGCCATCTTGGAGAAGATTCGTAAAAACCAGAGACAGGATCACTTGAAT GGAGCAGTCTCTGGCTCCGTGCAAGCTTCAGACCGCCTAATGAAGGAACTCAGGGAGATCTACAGATCACAGAGTTACAAGACAG GTATTTATTCAGTCGAACTAGTCAGTGACAGCCTTTATGAATGGCATGTCAAGTTAAGGAC GGTAGACCCAGATAGTCCATTACATAGTGACTTGCAGGTcttaaaagaaaaggaaggagtGGACTACATTCTGCTCAATTTCTCTTATAAA GATAATTTTCCTTTTGACCCACCTTTTGTACGGGTTGTCTCACCTGTGCTCTCCGGAGG tTATGTTCTTGGAGGAGGGGCCTTGTGCATGGAACTTCTCACAAAACAG gGCTGGAGCAGTGCCTATTCCATAGAATCTGTCATTATGCAGATAAATGCAACCCTGGTGAAAGGAAAAGCCAGGGTGCAGTTTGGAGCCAATAAG AACCAGTACAATCTTGCCAGAGCACAACAGTCATACAAATCCCTTGTGCAGATTCATGAAAAGAACG GCTGGTACACACCACCAAAAGAGGACGGATAA